In Candidatus Sulfurimonas marisnigri, a single genomic region encodes these proteins:
- a CDS encoding efflux RND transporter periplasmic adaptor subunit, whose translation MNRISLLVLLYVTSLFSVDIPTEHAELRSFGKSIELNSQIIQLSNAKQSVTSLVSGHLEKYFVEAGQSVKSGQKIALIESILVSKMTADFISLKKQIISLNENYDASKKLYDKGMLSTQALNNLGIEKNSMDSKIAALRSQLQTLGIQTKNLKKATGNFILYAHSSGKVSSLLQPLHTVIREDEALITIIKDQAFYVQSYLPLKYASVIKNGQKLSVDYNGRKIVTHVTQILPELDVKTQRIVILSSVDEKADDLFVNTFVSSTLYFKPTEKHVAVKKSALSFFNNEWVVFMPTEKEKHDDHEEHGEEKHDDHEEHEEEKHDDDEDEPSLPYEARVVEIITQDDEYAGVQGIELDEEYVSDKSYYVKSMMLKSSLGEHGH comes from the coding sequence ATGAATAGAATATCTCTTTTAGTACTACTATATGTAACATCTTTATTTAGTGTAGATATACCCACGGAACATGCTGAACTTCGTTCATTTGGAAAATCAATTGAATTGAATTCTCAAATCATTCAGTTATCAAACGCTAAGCAATCAGTTACATCACTAGTCAGTGGACATTTGGAAAAATACTTTGTTGAAGCTGGTCAAAGTGTAAAAAGTGGGCAGAAAATTGCCTTAATTGAGTCAATATTAGTCTCTAAAATGACAGCTGACTTTATCTCTTTAAAGAAACAAATAATATCTTTAAATGAAAATTATGACGCTAGTAAAAAGCTATACGATAAAGGTATGCTTTCTACTCAGGCATTAAATAATTTAGGAATAGAAAAAAATTCTATGGATTCAAAAATAGCCGCACTTCGTTCACAATTGCAGACCTTAGGTATCCAAACGAAAAATCTCAAGAAAGCAACGGGAAACTTCATTCTTTATGCTCATAGTTCTGGGAAAGTATCTAGTTTATTACAACCTTTACATACTGTAATTAGGGAAGATGAGGCTCTAATTACTATTATTAAAGACCAAGCTTTTTATGTTCAATCTTACTTACCTTTAAAGTATGCAAGTGTTATAAAGAATGGTCAAAAACTCAGTGTAGATTATAATGGTAGAAAAATCGTTACTCATGTAACTCAAATACTACCAGAGTTGGATGTTAAAACACAGAGGATAGTTATTCTATCAAGTGTTGATGAAAAAGCAGATGATTTGTTTGTAAATACATTTGTATCTTCAACTCTTTATTTTAAACCAACAGAAAAACATGTAGCTGTTAAGAAATCAGCGCTGTCATTTTTCAACAATGAATGGGTTGTTTTTATGCCAACAGAAAAAGAAAAACATGATGACCATGAAGAACATGGAGAAGAAAAACATGATGACCATGAAGAACATGAAGAAGAAAAACATGATGACGATGAAGATGAACCTTCATTACCATACGAAGCTCGTGTTGTTGAAATTATCACACAAGATGATGAATATGCAGGGGTTCAAGGAATAGAACTTGATGAAGAATATGTGAGTGATAAAAGCTATTATGTGAAGTCGATGATGTTAAAATCATCACTTGGCGAACATGGGCATTAG